GGCTATATTCTGTACGACTCTACATAATGTAATTGAGGGAACTAATGAACGATAATAATAATTTTAGTCGTCGTCGCTTCATCGCGTCGGCTGGACTGGTAGGGCTGGCTGGAGCCTCTGGCGCTGTGTCTGCAAGCACTGGGGAGGTTGTTGTACCTAGCAAAACCTCGCCTTCGGTAACGGAAGGTGAGAAAGTTTGGTATGTGAACGCACTCACGGGCAGTGACAACAATGATGGCTCAATGGACGCGCCCTTTGCGACTCCGCAAGCTGCCTGGGACAATCTGCCTGATGTCATTCTGCATCAGCAAACGATAGAACTTGCCGAAGGTATATACAATACATCATCACGTCCATCTAACGCTGCCAGTCAATTTGGCCGACCTGCACTCCTGATGTGTAACGGAAAAACGATCGTGAGCCGCACTACTCGTACTGGCAACACTATGTCTGGTGGCGTCGTGATCCGTGCTGCGTTAAATGCACAAGTGGTGTTGGATTCTGCTGTTGGTTATTCAACTGCGGTTGTTTATGTAACGGGTCAGTCCGCACAGGTGGCCTTTCAGGATTTAACCCTGAGAGCCAGTTCACAGCCAGTTTCTGAGCTGATAGCGGCGCACCGGGGGGCGAAAGTGCATGGCGTTAATATTACATTTGATGCTTCCAACGGTAATGCTGCCACCTGTATTCTGGCTGAGTCTATGGGTTCTGAAGTCGAGCTCAAGTATGCCAGGCTCCTGAACGGAAACGGATCATCATATGGTGCAAATGCCATGGTTGATTCAGCGATTTTGCTCTCCACTGACACGCAATATGACGACGGTACTTTCCGCCATAGTTGCAGTGGCAACAGTTACCTTGCATTTGTCGATTCTGGCACGCTACTTTCCCCTGTGGTTGTTTATAATTCTGTTTTGAATATAGTCGGACAGAGTAGCACTCAGGCTGTGGATATTAAGAATACCATTGAACTACAATCTGCATCAGCAACAATGACTTATGCGAGTTTTTCATCTGAAGGTAAACTCGTCTCCCACTCTTCTTCGGTACGAAGTGATACCGTGACCTTTGTTGAGCCCTGGCAGCTACACACCAGTATGTTGACCGCAAGATCAACCGTGAACCAGAGCGCTGCCGCGCCTGTAAAGCTGTATTCAGGCTCCAGCATAGACACCTCTTTGGGTGGCAATCAACTAGACAACATCGGCGTGTTTGATTGTGTATTACACGGTGACGATCAGGTGATCACTGTCCCTATGTCCAGCCATACGGTCAGCATCAATGGGAATGGTGCTAATCGTATCGGATGTGAGCTGGATGCCAGTGAGTTCTCAGATGGCAGTATTATATATGTCGAAGGTTCTACCTGGGGGTGTCAGTTTGTTGGTGGTCAGCATATGTACCTTAACAAACCACTCAATATCGGTAATGGACAGGGTTACTACTCTGGTGCGACATTTGTCAAAGTTAATGGCAAGCTGAGGCTTGTTGCTGTCGGTCAGTTAAATTAATCCGCAATGTCTTGCTGCTCCCTAAAAGGTCAGGTCGTTAGGTATCTAACGACCTGAATTGTGACGAGATCACGCACTTACCTGACTGTTACTGAGTTTTTTAGCGGGTAACTCAGACGTAACTTGTCGTAATGTTACGCGAACAGATAGACCCCCGAGCCTGCTATCCCTGAGTTCAATATCACCTGACATGGATTCCACCAGGCTTTTACATAAGGATAGCCCCAGACCAGACCCTCCTGTCGCACGACTTCGCGAGCTTTCTACCCGGTACAAGCGTTCGAACAAGCGTGGTTTCTCATTGTCTGAAACACCCGGAGAGGAGTCTTCCAACTGAATGATCAACCCTTCGCAGTTTTGTCTGATTTTTACCCGCACCTGGCCTGGTTTGTCTGTGTACAGGCAGGCATTTTTTGCCAGGTTATCTATGACTCTGTCCAGTTTGGGTTTGTCTATTAATACACTGGCATCTGTGGGGATCGAAATATCGGCATTAAAATGCAACCCATTGCTTTTCACCAGTCGCTTAATGTCATAACAGTAACTGTCGGCAAGCGTTCGGGTGCAATAAGGTTGGTTATTGACAACTATGGCCTGGTTATCGGCCTGAGAAAGTTGATAAACGTCTGAGATCAGATGATTAAGCTGGGATATTTTCTCATTGATTTTGCTGTATGCAAGGGTATCGTCATCAAGCAGGTTATATTCCAAAGCCTCAATATGCAGTTTGAGCACACTCAACGGGGTTCGGAGTTCGTGAGAAATGTCGGCCAGCATTTGATCTTTTTGTTTGAGGTTTTGCTGATACAGGTTGGCTTTCAGGCGTGCGGTCTTATTTTTACTGTACAAAATATAACTGATCAAAATACCCAGCAACAAGCAGGTCAGGGCAACAAATAGCCACATACGCTGCATGAGCTGCGCATTGCGCAACTGACTTTCCGTCAGCTTACGGTGATGTTCTGAGTCATCCAGGCGTTGCTGCTGCATCACCGTATCTATGGTGCGCTTATGGGTAAGTGCTTGCTCTGAGTTGGCTTTTTCAATCGTTTGAGCAAAAAAAGTATTTGCCTGGATCAGGGCTTCATACGCTTCCTGGTGGCGACCTTGTTGAAAGTCAAACTTGGCTTTCAGGTTGTAGTAAAGCTGAGATATGTAGGAATTCTCTTCCTCTTCGTCCATAAAGCGTGTCAGCCACTCGTAGTGTGGGCGCGCGAGTTCAGATTTATGCAGGTATAAGTAGGCTCTGGCCATAGTCACATGTGCATGAAAATTCTGGATCTGATTATCACTTTGCGAGGCGTAATGCATTGATAACTTTGCGTGCTCTTCGGCTTTCTCGCCTTTTTCCAGCTTCAGGTAAGCGCCACTGATCAGCTGATGGGCACGAGCCAGGCTGACATTGGCCGGGATTTGTTCCAATAGTTCAATTGCTTCGGTGGCTTTTTCAACTGCCTGTAAGTAGTTTTTTCGTTTCGATGTAACCTGAGCCAGTCGCAGTGCTGTGCCGGCGATGTGGCTCAATTCACCTGCTTTCTTATCTGCTATCAGGGCTTTGGTAAAAAAGAATTCAGCCTGCTCCAGGTCGTTGAAGCGCATTGCCATATCACCCAGATTATAAAAGTTGTTTGCGACTACGCCGTGGAGCTGACTGCCTTTGAGTGCATCTCTGGCTTTGAGCTGGAATTGCATAGCCTTTGCCAATTCGTTCTTAGAATCATACAAGGTGCCTAAATTCGAATAGCTTTGACCTATTAAATCACTATTATTCATTGCCTTAGCAGTATTTAATGCCTGTTTGTAGTTAGTTTCAGCTTCATCCAGCTTACCCATGCGTCGGTAATTGATCCCCAGCTCTTTATAAAGCTGAAACTGATTGTCGATATCCAGCTGAAATTTTTCTGATAGCCTGCCCAGCGCATCAATGGCTTGCTGATGTTTGCCCTGTTTGCGATAGATTTTCGCTTCAACAAAGCGTGCATTTAATTGCTTCAGGTGATCGGAGTGATTGTAAAATGGGGTCAGACTGCTCAGTGCCTGCTCGTAGTTGCCCGATAGCTCAAGCTTTTTGATTTCCGGCAAGGTAATTGTCGAGCTAGTAGCCTGAGCATTAACAGAGACTATACTGAGTAACGCAAAAGCTGATTGAAGCAGTATTTTTTTCATAATTTTTTAATGGCACATAAGACTTTATTCAGAGTATGAAATAATTGTGGGGCAAATATGGAGTTGTAAAGGGGGTTTACAGTTTGCTGAGTTGGTAAAAAGGTGATTTGTTGTTTGTCTAGTTAGTAAAATTTTGTTTTATCTCGATGCTGACTTAGTAAAAATTTGATTTATGGACACCGGAGTTAGTAAAAATGTGGCCTGAGACGTATTTATTATTGCGCCTAGTCGAATTTTTCAGCTAAAAAGGCACTGTTTTTTCCTATTTTTTGACTAAAACAAGGTGCATAGCCTGCTTCTTCGTTATTCCCGTTCGGTAAAACTGCCAAATAACGCCCTGCTGATAAAATTCTGATCTCGATTGCCCGCGCAGGTAAAATGTTGATCCGTCATTTATCCGGCTGATAATAATAGAAGCCAGCTCGCTGAGCATTGACACTCGGTGTGGGGAGTTGGGTGCATAGGTAACCGTGGCACCTCAAAGCTGGTAAAAACTTGATCTAAAAAAGGGCCCGAAGGCCCTTGCTTGATTAAGGAACTTTATGACAATTAAAACTGGTTCATGGTGTTGGCTTCGCCACCGGCTTTCAGCGCATTCTCACCGCTGAAGTACTCTTTATGCGTATCACCTATATTGGAGCCTGCCAGATCCTGATGCTTCACTGACGCCTGTTCGCGGCGGATCTCTTGTCTTTGAACATCGCGGACGTATGCAAGCATACCCAGGTCGCCAAAATAGCCTTCTGCAAGAATGTCGGTACTCAGTGCCGCTGTGTGATACGTAGGTAAAGTGATCAGGTGGTGGAAAATACCGGCCTGAGCAGCCCCATCACGCTGGAAGGTACGTACTTTTGTATCTGCTTCAGCTGCCAGTTCTGACTGATCCAGCTCTGGTGCCATTAACGCTTTAGGATCTTGGTTGGGATCCGGATAAGCAGATAAGTCTTTACCCTGTGCCTGCCATTCTGCATAAACCTGTTCACGGAATTTCAGGGTCCAGTTGAATGACGGCGAATTGTTATAAACCAGTTTGGCGTTCGGTACTTGCTCCCGTACGCGGTTAACCAGCTCAGCAATTTGCTCTACATTGGGCTTTTCGGTTTCAATCCACAACAGATCGGCGCCTGATTGTAAGCTGGTAACGCAATCGAGCACCACGCGGTCTTTTTCGGTACCTTCTTTGAACTGGTACAGGCCATTGTCGAGACGCACCGGCTTGCGCAGTTCACCTTCCTGCTTAATCACCATATCCCCCTCTTCCAGGTCGGCTGCACTTGAGATCACTGTGGTATCCAGGAACGCATTGTACTGGCTGGCCAGATCGCCAGGCGTTTTCGAGACCGGAATTTTTTGAGTCAGGCTGGCACCTAAAGAATCCGTGCGCGCAACAATAATGCCATCTTCTACGCCCAGCTCGAGGAAGGCGTAACGTACCGCATTGATTTTTGCCAGGAAGTCTTCATGAGGTACTGTGACTTTACCTGCCTGGTGGCCACATTGTTTGGCATCTGATACCTGGTTCTCAATCTGGATGGCACAGGCACCCGCTTCAATCATTTGCTTGGCCAGCAGGTAAGTGGCTTCTTCGTTACCAAAACCGGCATCGATATCTGCAATGATAGGCACCACATGAGTTTCAAAATTATCGATTTGTGCTGTGATTGCTTGTACATCACCGCCCTGTGCTTTTGCCTCATCTAGCGCCTTGTAGAGGTGGTCGAGTTCACGTGCATCGGCTTGTTTTAAGAAAGTGTAGATCTCTTCAATCAGCTTAGGCACAGCGGTTTTTTCGTGCATACTCTGATCAGGCAGCGGGCCGAATTCAGAGCGAAGCGCAGCGACCATCCAGCCACTCAGATATACATAGGAACGCTTAGTGGTTTTATTGTGACGTTTGATGGCCATCATCATCTGCTGAGCAGTAAAGCCATGCCAGCAGCCCAGAGACTGCGTATACTGGCTGCTGTCTGCGTCATAAGCTGCCATGTCTTCGCGCATGATTTTTGCGGTATATTTGGCGATATCCAGACCCGTTTTAAAGCGGTTTTGTAAATGCATGCGGGTTGCAAATTCAGGGTTAATGCCCTGCCATGCATTGCCCTGAGACTGGCACAGTGTAGTAAGACGATCAATTTGAGAGGTATAACTGCTCATAACAAAATTCCTTCGAACGGGTTTAAGCTAACTGGTTTATGTATGTTCGCCAGGTTGCGAGTGTGAGAGTGCTTGCTGGCGTTTAAATAAACACTAGACCGACCAGTGAAATTTTTTAAATTTATAGTTGTTATTGCCAGTATATTTATTGTGAATGGTAAAAGGGGTTTGTTTTTACCGAATTTGGCTTATTTTAAAGTGACCCGTTCAAACCCGATCAAGGATCACTCACATGAGCTCTCATATTTTACAGGCTGGTTTACGTATTGATACGCGCCTGTTTGACTTTGTCGATCAGGCGCTGTTGCCTGGCACCCGGATTAACGCAGACGACTTCTGGTCTGGCTTTGCCAATATTATTCGTACGCTCACCCCTAAAAACCGTGCACTGCTGGAAAAGCGCGATAGCTTGCAAAAGCAAATTGATGACTACCATATAGCCAATCCAGGCTGGGATGCTGAAAAATATCGGACATTTCTGACCGACATAGGTTATTTGGTGCCTGCGGTTGAAGCACAAAGCATTACCACAGCGCAGGTTGAACCCGAAATTGCCCGTATCGCCGGTCCGCAGCTGGTGGTGCCTGTGAGTAATGCACGCTTTGCATTGAATGCGGCAAATGCCCGCTGGGGCTCTCTATACGATGCACTTTACGGTACCGATGTGCTATCCGAAGAAGATGGTGCGGAGCGTGCAAGTGCTTACAACCCGGTACGCGGCTTTAAAGTAATGGCTTATGGCCGCCAGTTGCTGGATCGTATGTTGCCGCTTGCGCATGGCTCACATATTGAAAGTACCAACTACGCAGTGGTTCAGGGTGAGCTGATCATCACGCTCAATGACTCCAGTCAGGTTAAGTTGACGGACCCCGCACAGTTTGTCGGATATAACGGACAGCCACAGAATCCGACGGCACTGTTGTTTAAGCATAATGATCTGCATTTTGAGATTCTGATCGATCCTCAGGATCCGATCGGAGAGGCTGATAAGGCCGGGATCAAAGACATTATTCTGGAGTCGGCCCTGACCACCATTATGGATTGT
The window above is part of the Pseudoalteromonas rubra genome. Proteins encoded here:
- a CDS encoding isocitrate lyase, whose protein sequence is MSSYTSQIDRLTTLCQSQGNAWQGINPEFATRMHLQNRFKTGLDIAKYTAKIMREDMAAYDADSSQYTQSLGCWHGFTAQQMMMAIKRHNKTTKRSYVYLSGWMVAALRSEFGPLPDQSMHEKTAVPKLIEEIYTFLKQADARELDHLYKALDEAKAQGGDVQAITAQIDNFETHVVPIIADIDAGFGNEEATYLLAKQMIEAGACAIQIENQVSDAKQCGHQAGKVTVPHEDFLAKINAVRYAFLELGVEDGIIVARTDSLGASLTQKIPVSKTPGDLASQYNAFLDTTVISSAADLEEGDMVIKQEGELRKPVRLDNGLYQFKEGTEKDRVVLDCVTSLQSGADLLWIETEKPNVEQIAELVNRVREQVPNAKLVYNNSPSFNWTLKFREQVYAEWQAQGKDLSAYPDPNQDPKALMAPELDQSELAAEADTKVRTFQRDGAAQAGIFHHLITLPTYHTAALSTDILAEGYFGDLGMLAYVRDVQRQEIRREQASVKHQDLAGSNIGDTHKEYFSGENALKAGGEANTMNQF
- a CDS encoding tetratricopeptide repeat protein, whose translation is MKKILLQSAFALLSIVSVNAQATSSTITLPEIKKLELSGNYEQALSSLTPFYNHSDHLKQLNARFVEAKIYRKQGKHQQAIDALGRLSEKFQLDIDNQFQLYKELGINYRRMGKLDEAETNYKQALNTAKAMNNSDLIGQSYSNLGTLYDSKNELAKAMQFQLKARDALKGSQLHGVVANNFYNLGDMAMRFNDLEQAEFFFTKALIADKKAGELSHIAGTALRLAQVTSKRKNYLQAVEKATEAIELLEQIPANVSLARAHQLISGAYLKLEKGEKAEEHAKLSMHYASQSDNQIQNFHAHVTMARAYLYLHKSELARPHYEWLTRFMDEEEENSYISQLYYNLKAKFDFQQGRHQEAYEALIQANTFFAQTIEKANSEQALTHKRTIDTVMQQQRLDDSEHHRKLTESQLRNAQLMQRMWLFVALTCLLLGILISYILYSKNKTARLKANLYQQNLKQKDQMLADISHELRTPLSVLKLHIEALEYNLLDDDTLAYSKINEKISQLNHLISDVYQLSQADNQAIVVNNQPYCTRTLADSYCYDIKRLVKSNGLHFNADISIPTDASVLIDKPKLDRVIDNLAKNACLYTDKPGQVRVKIRQNCEGLIIQLEDSSPGVSDNEKPRLFERLYRVESSRSRATGGSGLGLSLCKSLVESMSGDIELRDSRLGGLSVRVTLRQVTSELPAKKLSNSQVSA